The Oncorhynchus mykiss isolate Arlee chromosome 10, USDA_OmykA_1.1, whole genome shotgun sequence nucleotide sequence GCCTGGTCATTACTCACTGGCATGGCAATTGAAGACACTGAAACTGCGAAGCATTGTCATTATTAGGATCATTGTATGAAGATCTGGGCACAtatccacaaagtgtctcagagtaggagtgatgATCTAGCATCAGGTGCCCTGCCCATCAGGTGCCCtgctcttattcattatgattcaGGTTAAAAGGCTAAattgatcctaaatcagcactcctactctgatatGCTTAGTGAAACAGGTCCTGACTGACAGGAAAACAAGTATAACCAGGGtaggggagtaacggattacatgtcaTTCGTAActgcttacaaacaaacaaactaatcCGTTACCAGGAAAAATATTGTAAttagattacagatacttttgaaaaactcgGATTACTCCTAGGGTTACCTTTAAATTCAGAAACGATGTTTGCGTGAATCTTTCAGTTTTCTCTATGatattcaaatcagcattgaaaaaaggcgcaagttaagtttgttccacctgagtgagtctgaccacaagtcagagaccactatgatgtcagagaccactatgatgtcagagaccactatgatgtcagagaccactatgatgacagagaccactatgatgacacgcCCAAGGTGTTTGatggaaaagagcaggaataggcttttgtaggctacagtccaagctatgtcttggTGCCAATGCTGTCGTCATCCAAatattatccaacttgaataaacacttggaggtaaggatgacatcAGTGTTGTAGTCTACGAACGATACGAATATCAcctattattgatatctacatagcgcattgatgtgaatcacactgctggtATCTCATTTAGCCATTTGCACCTTTGTCAGATTGTGGTTGATGGTTGTTCACAAACGTGTACAATTCattaaagtattcacaccccttgaccttttccacattttgttgtgctacatcCTGCAttaaaaatggattcaattgagattttgttcactggcctacacataatatcccataatgtcaaagtggaaatatgtttttagaaatgtttacaaatgaataaaacatgaaaagacattgaatatatccctttgagcacggtgaagttattaattaattACAATTACATGGTGTATGAttaaacccagtcactacaaagatacaggtgtccttcctaactccgtttgccggaaaggaaggaaacccctcagggatttcaccatgaggccaatggtgactttataaAAAACAGTtcaagtttaatggctgtgataggagaaaacggaGGAGGGATGAACAACTACTAGcctaattgacagtgaaaagaaggaagcctgtacataataaaacACATTCCAAAACATTATTCCTGTTTGCAAcacggcactaaagtaatactgcaaaaaatgtggcaaagtaattcactttttggggcaaatccaaaacaacacattactgagtacaccacttcatattttcaagcatagtgatgACTgattcatgttatgggtatgcttgtaatcattaaggattGGGGAGTTTTTAAGGATAAAAAGTATCTGAATGGAGCTAAGTATAGGCAAAATCCTAgcggaaaacctggttcagcctgctttccaccagacactgggagatgaattcacctttcagcaggacaatggccgatttaacagagcttgaagaattttaaaaataataagtGGAAAATGTTGCATAATCCatgtgtagaaagctcttagagacctcaccgctgtaaacgctgccaaagttgcttctacaaagtattgactcaggggtgtgaatacctatgtaaattaaATATCTGTAGTTAATTTTCagtaaatgtgcaaacatttctaaaaacatgttttcactttgtcattctggtgtgatgtgtgtagatgggtgagagaaaaaccCATTGAATCCATTCCGAATTCAGGCTGTTACACAACAAAGTCGAGGGGTACAAacgctttctgaaggcactggcaCTGTGTGTACTTTATCCCAATACTGGTTTAATTGAACAGCCAGTGAAGTATGCACTCTCGCAACAGCTGCATAATGTTGATCTCACCCTATGGAATAACAGTTTGAGGGAGTTCCTCCCTTCTACACTCCTCCGTGTTATTGTGCTTCATACTGTCAAACACAAGTTTAATTTAAGAAGTCCAcgagtggggcttttattgctcaatctaatttgtGCTGATTCCCAAAAATTGCCCtcacaaaaaaagattgcagtcagagggaagtataactgcagtatgtcGCAAATACTTCGTTGAAAATGCCAGTATTgttttactgcagtaattttgcagtTACAGTGCTGTATACCTGCAGTTCAACTACaattactgcgtccaaaataccaGTCGACTGCACTTTTACTGCTGTTTCAAAACTAAAATCTTGTTTTGTATGGGTGTCCATTTACCTAacagacacatgctcaaactcgcgCACTTTTGATAGTTGCAAATTATGGAAATATCAAAGCGTCAGCACCAAAAACATAAACATTAGGCCTATTGCAAATGCAGCATATGTCATTCATTTTTCTTAAGCAAATGGTACTTTTCGGTAGTGCTCAATGCATGCCATTCAATgagagcagcatttatttttcaactcgaagCAATGAGGCCGATCAGTCCTCCAAGACAAGATAAACAACAAAGTAAGTTAATAAATCCTTCGTTTTTGGGTTATGCTCCGGTAAAATAATTTGGCTAATATATATTTCAAGTCGTATTCTTCAAGATCATGGGGTATTCAAtgaattggaatgactggaaatcGGACAGACTTTGTTAATGTAAAGATAACCTAATTGTATTATTATCTGTAGTAGAAAGTAATGGGTTCGTAGAAGCCTACAAAGCCAACCCATGCAGTAAAATGCACCATCGATTTATGGCCATCTATGTAAAcgctaacattgatttatcccgCAATAGCTGTCGTTCAATGGTAATATTCATTTTTaccttctaatgcctcttaaagggaaagtaatcagattacgttcgGGAGTTTGGGCAAGCCAAACATTACGTTGCTGATTACAATTTGACAGGTAACTAACGGATTGCATTTAGAAACCCAGCCCTGTTTATAACccgtttatatatataaataataaactGTCGGTACCTTCATGTGGTCTCAAATTAACTGCATGCATTTCATTCCGTAGATCGCGTCTTCTGAGTCTTCGCTCATAGCTCCGCATCTTCACGTCCATTTCGCGTAATTTTCGTCGGAGCACATATTTCTCTTTCTCggtttgctctctctccctctcaatttgCACTCTTTCCTGCTCCATTTGGGAACGCAGAGAGGAATAACCATCATCAACAATTTTGCAGATCTCGACCACCGCCGAATTGGCTAGCACCTCCATTATCGAAGCTATTTGCAATTGATAACCAACACAGTCCGCCATTGTTGCCATTTCTGCTCTTCATGCACCGTTTAATCTACAACCGAAATACTTAAGCCAAATAGCCTATCGTTGCTTAAAAATGTTGGATGATTATACtagtttgaatacttatgtaaagccCTAGCTTGTTATTGTTGAATAACGATACTGCTTCGGGTCTAGAAGGATGCTATCGTGTCGCCTGTTGATGACGTACCACTCTTCTCGTTTGACTGGATTAGCACATTACCGCCACCTTCGGAGTTTGAAAGTAGAGACAGGACTAAAACTATTCTAAACAAAACATTACACCGCACGAGAGCTTACACACACAACCAATATTTTTAATATAATTTTTAATTGTTAAACATAATAGCCTTACCCCCCAAAAATTGAATAAATCTTGACAACCCACGTTTGCAGAGCAGCCTTTGATGAAGTAGTAGGTTTAATAGCAATAGAGTCATCATTTAGTGACTTGGAGCAGTTTTTCATTCAATGCACTGAACAAGCATGATAACTCCACATTCATTTTCAGggggaatgttttaatatgtTCACATCACACCAAGAGACCGTTTTCAGGATATTATTACAAAACAACAATGTTTACCGTGCACGATGTACAAAATTCATTATATCAATATTTTACCAACACGATATAAACAGAATACAGTGTCCATTAATTATTCAAGACTTAATCCTGCGTTCTACTGTGGACACTCTGGTGCCTCATTAGGTTCCCGAGCACAGAGAAACTCTTCCCGCACTGAGTACAGCTGAACGGTCTCTCTCCGGTGTGGACGCTCTGGTGCACTTTGAGGCTACAGGATTGTGAAAACCTCTTGCCGCATACGCTGCAGCCAAACcgcttttctcctgtgtgaacaCTCATGTGTCTCTTGATGTGGCTGGACTGGGAGAAGCGCTTCCCGCATTGGGAACAGCTAAAGGGTTTCTCCctggtgtgtattctctggtgggTCTTGAGCTGGTGCAGGTGGAGGAACTGCTTGTCACACTGGGTGCAGCTGAAGAGTTTCTCCCCCATGTGAATTCTTTGGTGAAGTGCGAGGTCTAGCGAGTTGGAGAACAGCCGTCCACATTCCTGGCAGTTGACCAGTCTGTTTGAGAAGAGGAGGCCCCCTTGTGTCGAGTTTGAAGGGCTGACGAAACCATCGTCGCCGGGATACGGACAAGAGGTCAGCTCCTCGCCTCCAGCGCCGTCTCCTCGGTGGTGAGTCTGTATCCCGGCCATTTCCGACGGAGAGAAAAAATAGTCTAAGGAGGTATCGAATCCTTTTACATCCGATTCGCTGGACCTGCGCCCTTCCGATGACTCGCTCTCCCTTAAGTTAACGTTGCTCTGAGGACAGACGTTTGTGCTGTTCCCCAGCTGAATACCCTCCCTGTTTTTCCCAGGGATGTCAACTCCACACTGAGCAGCCAGGCCCATTCCAATATCCCTCCCTTTTGTCCAGGAGGGCATTCCTGCCTCCATTTTAAGAGTGTCAACTCCTCCGGCCTCCTGCTTCCAGCCCAGTGAGGCAGAGGAAGCCATACTGTCACACAAGGTTGTGACCCCACTCGGAGTCAAGGGCGGCTGGGCATCAAGTGGCTTAATAGAGTCCGTTTCCACCAAATAAGAACAAGATGGATCAAGCATGTCTCTACCATCCTCTATGCGAGAGAGGCCAGCTGctgtatgactctctctctgatatgTCACACAGTCCgagctgtgtgtgtgctggctTGCCGTGCTGTGCCCGTTCGCGGTCTGTTGGAGCCTCTGGTTGTCGCCGTCCCGCTTCTCCTCAGCTACCTCCACAGGTGAAGTTTCTGCATTCAGGATTTGATCGTTCACAGCAACAAGAGACCGAGACACACTAACTGAGgacaagaatgagagagagagaagataacaATAATTTCATGATGCGATTGTATACTTTTTGTAACTAGACCATTATGGCCCCATCCTATTGGTAAGTGTGGTACCTACTCAGTCTCCTGGGTTGCTGGTTGTGCTTTGAGCCACAGTCCCTCAGCTCCTCTTCCAATTTCTCTTCTTTTACAACCACTACCTCAGGATGCTCAGTCGTGTCAAGGTTCTGCAAAACAAGAGGAGGAATTGGACTGAACTGTAACTGTCCTGCTGTATCCTCAAGTTCACTCCAGGAATAACCACACAGTCTATAAGTACAGTTGGAGTGCGCTCTTAAATAATTCCCCATTTATtctaaaataaattgaaatacatttttgtCTAACTTTTGGTCACCACACCttattggattttcaacattGATTCTGCAATGTTATTTTTGTAAACTTAGTTTTCATTGGCCACTCCAGAACAGTCCAGCGCTTCTTCTTGAAGCATTCCAAGGTGCTTTTTGTGTGTGCTTGAGGTTGTTGTCCTACTGGAAGAGGACCTTCAACAAAGACACTGAGTTGAACATTGCATTCCAAAACACCTTGATAATGTCTTGCCAACATTTAAGGCCCCCAGTACCAGAAGCAGCAAATGAACCCCACAGTATTGTCAAACCGCCCCCATCATTGATTGTGGGGAGGGTGTTCTTTTCTTTGA carries:
- the LOC110534754 gene encoding zinc finger protein 697; protein product: MSNSVPFHSQLASIMEVLANAAVAEICQLVDDGYAVLRLEISRTQSENQALKNKLHLVEVRSRERSVKRNIVPPLSSCFGAQGTDQVEEKQSPSVRRNGGSVVLGDRSTRTVSEENLDTTEHPEVVVVKEEKLEEELRDCGSKHNQQPRRLISVSRSLVAVNDQILNAETSPVEVAEEKRDGDNQRLQQTANGHSTASQHTHSSDCVTYQRESHTAAGLSRIEDGRDMLDPSCSYLVETDSIKPLDAQPPLTPSGVTTLCDSMASSASLGWKQEAGGVDTLKMEAGMPSWTKGRDIGMGLAAQCGVDIPGKNREGIQLGNSTNVCPQSNVNLRESESSEGRRSSESDVKGFDTSLDYFFSPSEMAGIQTHHRGDGAGGEELTSCPYPGDDGFVSPSNSTQGGLLFSNRLVNCQECGRLFSNSLDLALHQRIHMGEKLFSCTQCDKQFLHLHQLKTHQRIHTREKPFSCSQCGKRFSQSSHIKRHMSVHTGEKRFGCSVCGKRFSQSCSLKVHQSVHTGERPFSCTQCGKSFSVLGNLMRHQSVHSRTQD